CCTATTGTTCCCAGAGCTTTATTGAGGGCGGTTACGCCTGTGACAGGCAAGGAAATCTTGCCGGCCTTACGTCCCTGTTCGTCATAACCGATGGCAAAAATTTCAGTCGCCAGGATAGTTGTCCGGGGGATGGGGAAGGTCCAGACTTCCTCGCCGCCGGCAGCAGCTTGCCGGGTGGCCTGGCCGAGGAGGGTATAATCCTTTTCGGTTATCCCCGTCCCGGTGGGTACGGCCCAGATTTCCACCCGGGCCAGTTTTTTTCCCTTGATTACCAGGTCGGGTGGAGCGATAGTGAAGGAGTCGATACTCGCCGGGGTGGGGGATTGTACCGGCATGACCGAGTTTACCCGCATGATGGCCCCCCGCATGTAAATATTAGACTCGTTGGTGAGGGTGCCGATAACCATCACCACCTGACCGGCGTATTTTTCCAGGTCTTTAGCCACGCCCGTGGAGCCTTCCTCCGGTAAAAGCACCAGGCGGCCAGTGCCGGTTTCCAGTTCAAAGTGACGACCTTCAACGTTGCTGACCACCAGCTTACCGGTGGCCTTAATTTTTTTATCCAGGTGATAGATGCTTATCCAGGCCGGGTAGTAATTGCCGTAGTAGCCGGCTGTGCCGCCTAAGTTTCGTACCAGCTCTACCGCCGGTCCGCCGTCCAGGGGCTGCCGGTACAGAGAGCCGCCTTGAGATGGGTCCAGGCGCAGGAAATAAAGGTCCTGCCCGTCCGGGGAGATGGAGGGGTAGTAGTCGGCGTTATCGGGTGTACTGGCTGTCAGGGGCCGGGCCTGGCCGTCGCCCGTTGCCAGCCAGATGCGGTGATCGCTTACCAGCACCCCGGATAGTTGTTTGCCTTCCCAGGCTGTCGTTTCCAGGCCACGGCAGAAGAGGACACCATCGTCCGGGGCGGGCAGCCATAGGGGCTGGCTATCCACCCGGCCGGGCTGGTCGTAAAAATCGATGTTGCCCTCCGGCAGGGTGACAATACACAAGCGCTTGTTGGCCGTCGCTTCCCGGCCGCTGCCCTGGATAAAAGCGAGTTTGTTGCCGTCCGGGGACCAGGCCAGCCACTGGCGGTAGGGCAGGCAGGTACCCAGGTTAAGAGAGCGGCCGGGATTATCTAAGTCTAGTACCTGGAGGGGCACCCCGTCAGTGGAGAGGGAAGCCGCGTTGTAGTGCAGGTAGTAGGCCAGGTAGCGGCCGTTGGGGGACCACTTTAACCCTATGGCATAGCTGAAATAGATCTCATCCACCGCTGTCCCGGCCTCACCCAGGGTAAGCAAATTATGGCGCTCGCCCGCTAAGGTCAGGCGGTCGATACGCAGGGGCTTATTTTCAGTGCGCGGCAGGGATATGGCCAGGCTCTTGCCGTCCGGCGCCCAGGCAAAGTCTTCTACCGTTTCGCTTCCGTCCGGTAGCAGAGTCGTAATCCGGGCACTGGCGTCGTCTTGGATGGCGGCCAGCTTCAAGTTCATGTCCGGGGCATAGCCTCCGCCGGGACCCTGGGTTGTATAAGCCAGGATATTGGCGACCGGTGACCAGGCCGCTTCAACCAGCACCGGACGCGGGTCAACCTGGAAGGCGTCGCTCCCGTCGGCCCTGACCACCCAGAGGTAGGGCTTGGCGGCCCCCTCTTCCTGTTTTTCCCGTAACATGAAGGCCAGCCACCTGCCGTCGTAGGACCAGCCCAGGATGGTTGCCACGGTGTCTTCTTTAGTTACCTGCACCGGTGCGGCCCCGGCATGGCTACCTTCCAGAAGATAAAGGATACCGCCACTGGTGAAGGCCACCCTGGCCGGGAAAGGCGCGGAGTACACCCGCTCCGCCAGTGCGGGTGACGGGGTAGTAATGGCTACCGTCAGAGTTATAGCATTCCAGGATACTTCGGCGCCCAGGGATTCCGCCAGGAAGCGTACCGGAGCCAAGACACGGCCGTTGCGTATCTGCACAGGTACGGCTAGGGATAACCGTTCCTTATTCCTGTATACGTCTCTGCTGTCGGCGACCATCTTAAGGGTCATTCGCGGCCCTGTGATTATTACCTCACTGGTCCCTTCGTTCCAGGTTACCGTGGCCTGGAGGGCTTCGGCCAGGGCGCGGACAGGAGCCAGGACATGGCCGTCCTGGATTATAGGCGGCTCATCCAGGGCCAGTTCCCGGCCGTCCACAGAAATATGGATGCCTTCGGCGCCGGCAGGGGCGGCACCGGTAAAGAGCCCGGCCAGCAAACCAAAGAAAACGGCCAGGGCCAGGAATTTAAAGGGTTTTAAAGGCTGGAGCACGGACAATACCTCCCTAATGTTTTCTCTATATTATTGACGACAGGGGGAGGTATTTGTTCCGGTTAAACGGTGATTATATACACGGTAGCGGCGATGGCGATAAGGGCTGCTTCAGGTAACACCAGCATCCGCAGAACCTGCCGCAGGTCGGCGCGGAAGAAATCGACCGTCAGGGACAGGCAGAGGTGCATGGGCGTAAACATGGCCCCCGTAAAACCGGCTATAAAAACAAATACCGCCAGGGGCATACTTATCTGACCACCGGTAGCAGCCATCACTACGGGAAAAATAATGCCCATGGAATAAGAAACTGTACCCGTAATTAAGCCCACCAGCAGGGCGAATATGCCTAAAACGACGAATTCCGGCACGGCCAGGGTCTGCAAAAAATAGGAAAGGCTGGCTACGGCCCCGGTTGTCAAAATCGTTTGTTTAAAGAAAAAAATGCCCAGTACGAGGAGGAGGATTTTTACCTGGACGGTTTCCCGGCAGAGGGATAAAAGATGACGCGGGGTATAGCGATGGCGCACCAGAAGCACAGCCAGGACCAGCCCTACGGCTATAAGAATCCGCACCTGGAGGAAGAGGACTATCAATACCACAACCAGGACAGGAAGGATGTTAAGGAACACCTCTTTGATGAGGGGGAAAGAGCCGTTGCTGGGGCGTTTTTTTTCGGGCGGGATACGGCGTAGATAAGGCCATCCCAGTAAGGCTACCAGCAGGCCGTAGGGAACCAGGGCCTGAATTAATTTTGTCAGGGGCAGTTCGCAGACCTGGGAGGTGATTAGGAGGCTGGGGTAAAGGGGCAGGCAGTACTCCCAGATATGACGGTAATAATAATTGATAACGCTTTTTTCCTCGGGGGAGAGGGTTGTATCCGCCGTCGCCTGGGCGACCAGGGGCGCAGAAAATAATGCTCCGCCCATGGAAGGCATCAGGCCGATAAAGGCGGGCAGCGTGGCCGCCAGGAGGCGGCGACTGGGAAGAAGATTAAGTAAACCGTCCAGCATCCTTGCCAGATAGCCTTCCTTTTTCAGCAAACCTTCGAAAAGCATAATCAGGACCAGGACGAGTTCTAGCTCGATGGTGGACGGGTCTGTAATGGTCTGCCAGAAGGCAGTCACAAAGGCGGTCAATGGAAGACGGTAGAGGATGGCCAGGAGGCATGAGCTGCCGAAAATAACCGGTGCCAGCGGGGCACGTCGCCAGAGAAGCACCATCATCAGGGCAAAGACGAGGATAAGTTTTAAGGCCGGCATAGATGCACCTTCCCGGAGTTTTCTATCTGGCGTCGCCCGGCAGACAGGTGTTGATAAATTGGCAAAGTTAACACAGCCACTTTCTTGCTTCATCTTACTATACCCGGATGTTGTTTACAAGGCTTCCGTTTTACCCGGCTGGTAAATTACCTTTTTTGTTCCCTGCTCATGTGTTAAAATTAGGAACGAATTATCAATTAAAGGAACAGGTGATTGTCAGTTATGAAGGTAACACGTATGGTTATCATTCTTACCTGAATCCGTGATAATAACAACCGACCTAAGTTTAATTGACAGTAAATGGTATTACTGATTAAAGCTAACACCTGTTGGTATATGAAATAGGGTCTAAATATGATTATGTGAATAAAGGCTATTTACTCTTACCTTGGGTCCCCTAGATAAGGGAATAACAAAGCAGACCTCCCGTCCTAAGAGACTTGGAGCCTGTTTATACAGCTAACTGGAGCTAGAAGTTCTTTTATTTAAGCCAACGCTTTATATAGGTAACGGAAAGCTGGATACCAGGGGCTATGCCGGCCAAACCGTAACTTGACCTGCCGGGCATGGTGAACCAGCCGGGACGCTATGGTAATCAGGTTCTGAATAACCGTACGCAGCCGCCGACGTTGAGCTTTCTTATTGCGCAGCGGTACTTCCTTTAGCGGGAGGCTGAACTGCCCCAGAAGCCGCAAGATATTGTAGGCGAAAATACCAAGGTGCAGCACCAGGTTATTGGTGGCAAATTTGCCACTGGGCAACCGTTCCAGGTCTAAATCGTTTTTGATTTCGCTATGGAATTGCTCGCTGGTGCCGTGGTCGTGGTAGAGGGCAATGACCTCCTCCACCGGGTCGGGTAAAGTGGTCCAGTAGGTTTCAACCTCAATTTCCGGGACCAAGAGAAGCTGTCCGCTTCGTAATATCGTGCGCTCGGTGACCTTATACACCAGACGGACAGGGGTGTCAGCGCCCTCGATTTTCACCATCTGGTGACCCCGATAGACGGTTTTTCCCTCCCGTTCTACGGTGGCGTTACCATTTTCCTTGGCAACGGCCAGCCATGCTTCCGGCGTTTCCTTACGCAGATTTCGCTTAATGATAAAATCGGCTTTGATTTCCGGGTCCAAACAGACCTGGAGATTATCTTGGCTGTCATTACCGCCATCCATCCGTACTAAAAGTGGCAGCGAAGTGATAGCGCGAGCAAAGGTTAGAGCGCGACGCAGGAAGTCCGGCGTCCCTTTTTGGCAATGCTGTTTCCCGGCCCGCAGTTCGGTATTGACGCAGTAGCCTTCCTTACCGAGGTAGGCGAAGATAGGCGCATAACCGTCGTAGCCCTTATAGGTCCTGGAAACACCCTCTTTCTTGGAATTTGAATTATCAAAGGGAGTAACATCAATATCCAAAGGGACATATTGGCGCTTCTGTTCCCCGGAACCCAAGGTAACAGGAGTTACCGGTGCCTTAAGTTTCTTAAGGAACCTGGCCGTTTCCTCGAGGATGATCTCCTGGTAGGGTACGCTATGAGCTATCATATCCAGGCGCTGGCGCAGGGTAGGACTTGAAGGCACATCCTGAATATCCAGCGCTGCAGCGAAGAAGGGGTCATCCCGAAAAAGCTCAATATGGTCAAAATCACTGCGACCCTGGCAAAGCAGGCCGATGTATGAGGTGATAACATCCCCATGGGAAATATCCGGCGAGGAAACACCAGGTATCCGGGTCTTATTTAGCCTGAATTTCAGAGCAGTATGATCAATGATTTCCCCTACCAGAGCCAGTCCGGCAACGGGGGTAAGGTGTTCATCAGACTGTTCAATAATGAATTTCATGGCTGCACCTCGCAGGTGAAGATGGTTTTGTTTGCCATCTAGCCTATTATACCTTATTTTTCGCGAGGTTTTGAGCCATATCCAACTATTTTGTTATTGGGTTGTCACGGATTCAGGTAATATCAAATAACTCAACTTACTGCCCAGTGGCAAAAAAAAAAGCCGCTAATGGCAGTCGATGCTTGCGGTCAATTTGCAGAAATACGGCCAAACGGCGGCTTAAATAATCAAAGCCGCCGTTTATCGTTTTACGGAAGGCTTAATACTTCCGCGACATGCTGGGAGATTATCTTGCCGTTGGAACAGATGACTTGTAAGCGCTTAATCTTCGGGTGCCTCGCCAGCATTAAAAAACTATGAGACAATACCTCCATGTACTAAAGTAAAAGGAGGTATTTTTCTTTGACCAATTCGGATAAAAGGGCACTGGTTGAAGAATGCCGCAAAAGTGCCATGACTGCCAAGGAGTGGTGCGCATCTAAAGGTATCAACTATAGCACTTACATGCAATGGGCATCGAGAATAAATAAAGAAGATCGAAATGCAACCTCTAAGCCAATGCAGTGGGCTGATATAACTTCAGTTGCTAATAAAATCCCAAAAAAAGAAACAGCAGAAGTCAAGCTTATCTGCGGCAAATGGACCATCTCTGTTGAACCCGGATTTAGTCCA
This region of Desulforamulus ferrireducens genomic DNA includes:
- a CDS encoding copper amine oxidase N-terminal domain-containing protein, which codes for MLQPLKPFKFLALAVFFGLLAGLFTGAAPAGAEGIHISVDGRELALDEPPIIQDGHVLAPVRALAEALQATVTWNEGTSEVIITGPRMTLKMVADSRDVYRNKERLSLAVPVQIRNGRVLAPVRFLAESLGAEVSWNAITLTVAITTPSPALAERVYSAPFPARVAFTSGGILYLLEGSHAGAAPVQVTKEDTVATILGWSYDGRWLAFMLREKQEEGAAKPYLWVVRADGSDAFQVDPRPVLVEAAWSPVANILAYTTQGPGGGYAPDMNLKLAAIQDDASARITTLLPDGSETVEDFAWAPDGKSLAISLPRTENKPLRIDRLTLAGERHNLLTLGEAGTAVDEIYFSYAIGLKWSPNGRYLAYYLHYNAASLSTDGVPLQVLDLDNPGRSLNLGTCLPYRQWLAWSPDGNKLAFIQGSGREATANKRLCIVTLPEGNIDFYDQPGRVDSQPLWLPAPDDGVLFCRGLETTAWEGKQLSGVLVSDHRIWLATGDGQARPLTASTPDNADYYPSISPDGQDLYFLRLDPSQGGSLYRQPLDGGPAVELVRNLGGTAGYYGNYYPAWISIYHLDKKIKATGKLVVSNVEGRHFELETGTGRLVLLPEEGSTGVAKDLEKYAGQVVMVIGTLTNESNIYMRGAIMRVNSVMPVQSPTPASIDSFTIAPPDLVIKGKKLARVEIWAVPTGTGITEKDYTLLGQATRQAAAGGEEVWTFPIPRTTILATEIFAIGYDEQGRKAGKISLPVTGVTALNKALGTIGN
- a CDS encoding DUF401 family protein, with translation MPALKLILVFALMMVLLWRRAPLAPVIFGSSCLLAILYRLPLTAFVTAFWQTITDPSTIELELVLVLIMLFEGLLKKEGYLARMLDGLLNLLPSRRLLAATLPAFIGLMPSMGGALFSAPLVAQATADTTLSPEEKSVINYYYRHIWEYCLPLYPSLLITSQVCELPLTKLIQALVPYGLLVALLGWPYLRRIPPEKKRPSNGSFPLIKEVFLNILPVLVVVLIVLFLQVRILIAVGLVLAVLLVRHRYTPRHLLSLCRETVQVKILLLVLGIFFFKQTILTTGAVASLSYFLQTLAVPEFVVLGIFALLVGLITGTVSYSMGIIFPVVMAATGGQISMPLAVFVFIAGFTGAMFTPMHLCLSLTVDFFRADLRQVLRMLVLPEAALIAIAATVYIITV
- a CDS encoding IS1380 family transposase, whose product is MKFIIEQSDEHLTPVAGLALVGEIIDHTALKFRLNKTRIPGVSSPDISHGDVITSYIGLLCQGRSDFDHIELFRDDPFFAAALDIQDVPSSPTLRQRLDMIAHSVPYQEIILEETARFLKKLKAPVTPVTLGSGEQKRQYVPLDIDVTPFDNSNSKKEGVSRTYKGYDGYAPIFAYLGKEGYCVNTELRAGKQHCQKGTPDFLRRALTFARAITSLPLLVRMDGGNDSQDNLQVCLDPEIKADFIIKRNLRKETPEAWLAVAKENGNATVEREGKTVYRGHQMVKIEGADTPVRLVYKVTERTILRSGQLLLVPEIEVETYWTTLPDPVEEVIALYHDHGTSEQFHSEIKNDLDLERLPSGKFATNNLVLHLGIFAYNILRLLGQFSLPLKEVPLRNKKAQRRRLRTVIQNLITIASRLVHHARQVKLRFGRHSPWYPAFRYLYKALA
- the tnpA gene encoding IS66 family insertion sequence element accessory protein TnpA — encoded protein: MTNSDKRALVEECRKSAMTAKEWCASKGINYSTYMQWASRINKEDRNATSKPMQWADITSVANKIPKKETAEVKLICGKWTISVEPGFSPDLLAKVLKVVDTVC